In Lemur catta isolate mLemCat1 chromosome 1, mLemCat1.pri, whole genome shotgun sequence, one DNA window encodes the following:
- the C1H3orf33 gene encoding protein C3orf33 homolog isoform X1, which yields MAGRPAASASQPPDPDRAAPNAVARISQWADDHLRLVRNISTGMAIAGIVLFIRSVRLTSKFTSSSDIPVEFIRRNVKLRGRLRRITENGLEIEHIPITLPIISSLRKEPCGALLVKLAGVELTETGKIWLQKELKPSQQVWFQLLGKENSALICYLLVNKGGYFSVSLNEEILRRGLGKTVLVKGLNYDSKIYWTIHRNLLKAELTALKKREGIWKEESEKENYLEKLKDSWREIWTKDSYLKTIGSDLNLKKESYYDKLRRTYEIWKDNMNNYSLILKFRELISRIHFRRKG from the exons ATGGCGGGGCGGCCCGCGGCCTCGGCCTCGCAGCCTCCCGACCCCGACCGAGCAGCGCCCAATGCGGTGGCGCGGATCTCACAGTGGGCGGACGACCACCTGCGCCTCGTCAGG AACATCAGCACTGGAATGGCCATAGCTGGAATAGTGTTATTTATAAGAAGTGTTCGACTG ACGTCAAAATTTACAAGTTCTTCAGATATTCCAGTAGAATTTATAAGAAGAAATGTTAAACTACGTGGACGATTACGACGAATAACTGAGAATGGTTTAGAAATTGAACATATTCCTATTACTTTACCTATTATATCTTCATTGAGAA AAGAGCCATGTGGTGCTTTGCTGGTTAAGCTGGCTGGAGTAGAACTCACTGAAACTGGGAAAATATGGTTACAGAAAGAACTAAAACCTTCCCAGCAAGTATGGTTCCAACTTCTTGGAAAGGAAAATTCAGCACTCATTTGCTACCTTTTAGTAAATAAG GGAGGATATTTTAGTGTGAGTCTTAATGAAGAAATTTTGAGAAGAGGCCTTGGCAAAACTGTTCTTGTTAAAGGGCTTAATTATGATTCTAAAATCTATTGGACAATTCATAGAAACTTACTTAAAGCTGAATTaacagccttaaaaaaaagagaaggaatatggaaggaagaatctgaaaaagaaaactatttggaAAAACTCAAAGATTCCTGGAGAGAAATATGGACAAAAGacagttatttaaaaacaattggaTCAGATCTCAACTTGAAAAAGGAAAGTTACTATGACAAACTTAGAAGGACTTATGAAATATGGAAAGACAACATGAATAACTACTCCTTAATACTGAAATTCAGAGAACTTATAAGTCGCATACACTTTCGAAGAAAAGGGTGA
- the C1H3orf33 gene encoding protein C3orf33 homolog isoform X2, which yields MAIAGIVLFIRSVRLTSKFTSSSDIPVEFIRRNVKLRGRLRRITENGLEIEHIPITLPIISSLRKEPCGALLVKLAGVELTETGKIWLQKELKPSQQVWFQLLGKENSALICYLLVNKGGYFSVSLNEEILRRGLGKTVLVKGLNYDSKIYWTIHRNLLKAELTALKKREGIWKEESEKENYLEKLKDSWREIWTKDSYLKTIGSDLNLKKESYYDKLRRTYEIWKDNMNNYSLILKFRELISRIHFRRKG from the exons ATGGCCATAGCTGGAATAGTGTTATTTATAAGAAGTGTTCGACTG ACGTCAAAATTTACAAGTTCTTCAGATATTCCAGTAGAATTTATAAGAAGAAATGTTAAACTACGTGGACGATTACGACGAATAACTGAGAATGGTTTAGAAATTGAACATATTCCTATTACTTTACCTATTATATCTTCATTGAGAA AAGAGCCATGTGGTGCTTTGCTGGTTAAGCTGGCTGGAGTAGAACTCACTGAAACTGGGAAAATATGGTTACAGAAAGAACTAAAACCTTCCCAGCAAGTATGGTTCCAACTTCTTGGAAAGGAAAATTCAGCACTCATTTGCTACCTTTTAGTAAATAAG GGAGGATATTTTAGTGTGAGTCTTAATGAAGAAATTTTGAGAAGAGGCCTTGGCAAAACTGTTCTTGTTAAAGGGCTTAATTATGATTCTAAAATCTATTGGACAATTCATAGAAACTTACTTAAAGCTGAATTaacagccttaaaaaaaagagaaggaatatggaaggaagaatctgaaaaagaaaactatttggaAAAACTCAAAGATTCCTGGAGAGAAATATGGACAAAAGacagttatttaaaaacaattggaTCAGATCTCAACTTGAAAAAGGAAAGTTACTATGACAAACTTAGAAGGACTTATGAAATATGGAAAGACAACATGAATAACTACTCCTTAATACTGAAATTCAGAGAACTTATAAGTCGCATACACTTTCGAAGAAAAGGGTGA